In one Macaca nemestrina isolate mMacNem1 chromosome 2, mMacNem.hap1, whole genome shotgun sequence genomic region, the following are encoded:
- the LOC105466338 gene encoding SLIT and NTRK-like protein 3 — protein sequence MKPSIAEMLHRGRMLWIILLSTIALGWTTPIPLIEDSEEIDEPCFDPCYCEVKESLFHIHCDSKGFTNISQITEFWSRPFKLYLQRNSMRKLYTNSFLHLNNAVSINLGNNALQDIQTGAFNGLKNLKRLYLHENKLDVFRNDTFLGLESLEYLQADYNVIKRIESGAFRNLSKLRVLILNDNLIPMLPTNLFKAVSLTHLDLRGNRLKVLFYRGMLDHIGRSLMELQLEENPWNCTCEIVQLKSWLERIPYTALVGDITCETPFHFHGKDLREIKKTELCPLLSDSEVEASLGIPHLSSSKENAWPTKPSSMLSSVHFTASSVEYKSSNKQPKPTKQPRTPRPPSTSQALYPGPNQPPIAPYQTRPPIPIICPTGCTCNLHINDLGLTVNCKERGFNNISELLPRPLNAKKLYLSSNLIQKIYRSDFWNFSSLDLLHLGNNRISYVQDGAFINLPNLKSLFLNGNDIEKLTPGMFRGLQSLHYLYFEFNVIREIQPAAFSLMPNLKLLFLNNNLLRTLPTDAFAGTSLARLNLRKNYFLYLPVAGVLEHLNAIVQIDLNENPWDCTCDLVPFKQWIETISSVSVVGDVLCRSPENLTHRDVRTIELEVLCPEMLHVAPAGASPAQPGDSHLIGAPTSASPYEFSPPGGPVPLSVLILSLLVLFFSAVFVAAGLFAYVLRRRRKKLPFRSKRQEGVDLTGIQMQCHRLFEDGGGGGGGSGGGGRPTLSSPEKAPPVGHVYEYIPHPVTQMCNNPIYKPREEEEVAVSSAQEAGSAERGGPGTQPPGMGEALLGSEQFAETPKENHSNYRTLLEKEKEWALAVSSSQLNTIVTVNHHHPHPHHPAVGGVSGVVGGTGGDLAGFRHHEKNGGVVLFPPGGGCGGGSMLLDRERPQPAPCTVGFVDCLYGTVPKLKELHVHPPGMQYPDLQQDARLKETLLFSAGKGFTDHQTQKSDYLELRAKLQTKPDYLEVLEKTTYRF from the coding sequence ATGAAACCTTCCATAGCTGAGATGCTTCACAGAGGAAGGATGTTGTGGATCATTCTTCTAAGCACAATTGCTCTAGGATGGACTACCCCGATTCCCCTAATAGAGGACTCAGAGGAAATAGATGAGCCCTGTTTTGATCCATGCTACTGTGAAGTTAAAGAAAGCCTCTTTCATATACATTGTGACAGTAAAGGATTTACAAATATTAGTCAGATTACCGAGTTCTGGTCAAGACCTTTTAAACTGTATCTGCAGAGGAATTCTATGAGGAAATTATACACCAACAGTTTTCTTCATTTGAATAATGCTGTGTCTATTAATCTTGGGAACAATGCATTGCAGGACATTCAGACTGGAGCTTTCAATGGTCTTAAGAATTTAAAGAGACTATATCTACATGAAAACAAACTGGATGTCTTCAGAAATGACACCTTCCTTGGCTTGGAAAGTCTAGAATATCTGCAGGCAGATTACAATGTCATTAAACGTATTGAGAGTGGGGCATTTCGGAACCTAAGTAAATTGAGGGTTCTGATTTTAAATGATAATCTCATCCCCATGCTTCCGACCAATTTATTTAAGGCTGTCTCTTTAACCCATTTGGACCTACGTGGAAATAGGTTAAAGGTTCTTTTTTACCGAGGAATGCTAGATCACATTGGCAGAAGCCTGATGGAACTCCAGCTGGAAGAAAACCCTTGGAACTGTACATGTGAAATTGTACAACTGAAGAGTTGGCTGGAACGCATTCCTTATACTGCCCTGGTGGGAGACATTACCTGTGAGACCCCTTTCCATTTCCATGGAAAGGACCTACGAGAAATCAAGAAGACAGAACTCTGTCCTTTGTTGTCTGACTCTGAGGTAGAGGCTAGTTTGGGAATTCCACATTTGTCATCAAGTAAGGAGAATGCATGGCCAACTAAGCCTTCCTCAATGCTATCCTCTGTCCATTTTACTGCTTCTTCTGTTGAATACAAGTCCTCAAATAAACAGCCTAAGCCCACCAAACAGCCTCGAACACCAAggccaccctccacctcccaagctttATATCCTGGTCCAAACCAGCCTCCCATTGCTCCTTATCAGACCAGACCACCAATCCCCATTATATGCCCCACTGGGTGTACCTGTAATTTGCACATCAATGACCTTGGCTTGACTGTCAACTGCAAAGAGCGAGGATTTAATAACATTTCTGAACTTCTTCCAAGGCCCTTGAATGCCAAGAAACTGTATCTGAGTAGCAATCTGATTCAGAAAATATACCgttctgatttttggaatttttcttcCTTGGATCTCTTGCATCTGGGGAACAATCGTATTTCCTATGTCCAAGATGGGGCCTTTATCAACTTGCCCAACTTAAAAAGCCTCTTTCTTAATGGCAACGATATAGAGAAGCTGACACCAGGCATGTTCCGAGGCCTACAGAGTTTGCACTACTTGTACTTTGAGTTCAATGTCATCCGGGAAATCCAGCCTGCAGCCTTCAGCCTCATGCCCAACTTGAAGCTGCTATTCCTCAATAATAACTTGCTGAGGACCCTGCCAACGGATGCTTTTGCAGGCACATCCCTGGCCCGGCTCAACCTGAGGAAGAACTACTTCCTCTATCTTCCCGTGGCTGGTGTCCTGGAACACTTGAACGCCATTGTCCAGATAGACCTCAATGAGAATCCTTGGGACTGCACTTGTGACCTGGTCCCCTTTAAACAGTGGATCGAAACCATCAGCTCAGTCAGTGTGGTTGGTGATGTGCTTTGCAGGAGCCCTGAGAACCTCACGCACCGTGATGTGCGCACTATTGAGCTGGAAGTTCTTTGCCCAGAGATGCTGCACGTTGCACCAGCTGGAGCATCCCCAGCCCAGCCTGGAGATTCCCACCTTATTGGGGCACCAACCAGTGCATCACCTTATGAGTTTTCTCCTCCTGGGGGCCCTGTGCCACTTTCTGTGTTAATTCTCAGCCTTCTGGTACTGTTTTTCTCAGCAGTCTTTGTTGCTGCAGGCCTCTTTGCCTACGTGCTCCGAAGGCGTCGAAAGAAGCTGCCCTTCAGAAGCAAGCGGCAGGAAGGTGTGGACCTTACTGGCATCCAAATGCAATGCCACCGGCTGTTTGaggatggtggaggtggtggtggtggaagtgGGGGTGGAGGTCGACCAACTCTTTCCTCTCCAGAGAAGGCCCCTCCTGTAGGTCATGTGTATGAGTACATCCCCCACCCAGTTACCCAAATGTGCAACAACCCCATCTACAAGCCtcgtgaggaggaggaggtggctgTTTCATCAGCCCAAGAAGCAGGGAGTGCAGAACGTGGGGGTCCAGGGACACAACCACCGGGAATGGGTGAGGCTCTCCTAGGAAGTGAGCAGTTTGCTGAGACACCCAAGGAGAACCATAGTAACTACCGGACCTTGCTGGAAAAAGAGAAGGAGTGGGCCCTGGCAGTGTCCAGCTCCCAGCTTAACACCATAGTGACGGTGAATCACCATCACCCTCATCCTCACCACCCAGCAGTTGGTGGGGTTTCAGGAGTAGTTGGGGGAACTGGGGGAGACTTGGCAGGGTTCCGCCACCATGAGAAAAATGGTGGGGTGGTGCTGTTTCCTCCCGGGGGAGGCTGTGGTGGTGGCAGTATGCTACTAGACCGAGAGAGGCCACAGCCTGCCCCCTGCACAGTGGGATTTGTGGACTGTCTCTATGGAACAGTGCCCAAATTAAAGGAACTGCACGTGCATCCTCCTGGCATGCAATACCCAGACTTACAGCAGGACGCCAGGCTCAAAGAAACCCTTCTCTTCTCGGCTGGAAAGGGCTTCACAGACCACCAAACCCAAAAAAGTGATTACCTCGAGTTAAGGGCCAAACTTCAAACCAAGCCGGATTACCTCGAAGTCCTGGAGAAGACAACATATAGGTTctaa